A window of the Zeugodacus cucurbitae isolate PBARC_wt_2022May chromosome 4, idZeuCucr1.2, whole genome shotgun sequence genome harbors these coding sequences:
- the LOC105214772 gene encoding ornithine aminotransferase, mitochondrial translates to MFSKLTTNMAVRYMSAQQQKLQQTAQKVTSQQVFDRENKYGAHNYHPLPVALTRGEGIFVWDVEGKRYFDFLSAYSAVNQGHCHPKIVNTLTEQAKKLTLTSRAFYSDVLGEYEEYITRLFNYDKVLPMNTGVEGGETACKIARAWAYMKKQVPDNQAKILFAENNFWGRTLSAISASTDPLSYENFGPYMPGFEIVKYNNTEALEKALQDPNVCAFMVEPIQGEAGVVVPDAGYLKKVRELCTKYNVLWIADEVQTGLARTGRMLAVDYEDVKPDILILGKALSGGLYPVSAVLADEPVMECIQPGRHGSTYGGNPLGCKVAITALEVLLEERLAENAEKMGNLLRSELNTLPKDIVSIVRGKGLLNAIVINKKFDAWEICLKLRDNGLLAKPTHGDIIRFAPPLVITEEQTRECAEIIKKTILNF, encoded by the exons ATGTTCTCCAAATTAACCACGAACATGGCAGTGCGCTACATGAGCGcccaacaacaaaagctccaGCAGACCGCTCAAAAAGTCACATCACAGCAAGTTTTTGACCGTGAAAACAAATACGGCGCACACAATTATCACCCCCTACCGGTGGCTTTGACACGTGGCGAGGGTATTTTCGTCTGGGATGTGGAGGGTAAACGTTATTTCGACTTTTTAAGTGCCTATTCGGCTGTCAATCAAGGCCATTGTCATCCAAAAATCGTAAATACTCTAACAGAACAAGCGAAGAAGTTAACGCTGACATCCAG AGCCTTCTACTCAGATGTACTTGgcgaatatgaagaatacatAACAAGACTCTTCAATTATGACAAAGTATTGCCAATGAACACAGGTGTCGAAGGTGGAGAAACCGCTTGCAAAATCGCACGTGCCTGGGCATACATGAAGAAACAAGTGCCAGACAACCAAGCTAAG aTACTCTTTGCTGAGAATAATTTCTGGGGACGCACTTTGTCTGCTATTTCAGCATCAACAGATCCATTGAGTTATGAAAACTTTGGACCTTATATGCCAGGTTTCGAAATTGTCAAATACAACAATACAGAAGCTTTAGAG AAAGCGCTACAAGATCCCAATGTTTGTGCATTCATGGTTGAACCCATACAAGGTGAAGCCGGTGTGGTCGTACCCGATGCTGGTTATTTGAAGAAAGTACGTGAGCTCTGCACAAAATATAATGTACTATGGATTGCCGATGAAGTGCAAACAGGGCTGGCGCGTACCGGACGCATGCTAGCCGTCGATTACGAAGATGTTAAACCCGACATCTTGATTTTGGGTAAAGCACTATCGGGTGGTCTATATCCCGTCTCAGCTGTTTTGGCTGATGAACCAGTCATGGAATGCATACAACCCGGTCGTCATGGCTCAACATACGGTGGCAATCCTTTGGGTTGCAAAGTAGCGATCACCGCCTTAGAAGTGCTGCTGGAAGAGCGTCTGGCGGAGAACGCCGAAAAAATGGGAAATTTACTGCGCAGCGAACTCAACACACTGCCGAAGGATATTGTGAGCATCGTGCGCGGCAAAGGTCTGCTCAATGCTATCGTTATAAACAAAA AATTCGATGCTTGGGAAATATGTCTGAAATTGCGTGATAATGGGCTACTTGCCAAGCCCACACATGGCGACATCATTCGCTTCGCACCACCACTGGTCATTACCGAAGAACAGACACGTGAGTGCGCCGAAATCATCAAGAAGACAATACTGAACTTTTAA
- the Hr78_0 gene encoding nuclear hormone receptor HR78 isoform X2: MGASGFKTEDNKTAATIVHHVTGSGNGTSGSGIANTATATNMSIETCLVCGDRASGRHYGAISCEGCKGFFKRSIRKQLGYQCRGSMNCEVTKHHRNRCQFCRLQKCLASGMRTVQHERKPIVDKKEFAGSSSSGSSTSTVTNAAAAAAALSANNTATSSGSLLFGHNLSTNAGTGNKSETPSTSKSSIFSYNMTLPEMRQAFVNNTDVTVPPLPFQLTFAEMRQIIENAKNFQQEKQIPLQNATPQSLYFSPELPKADDEEDDDDESMDNSSTTCLQNLTSNANNNNTQNLNLNIDALHSPATAVGQIQTALDRCVIEKALQLLIPIQNQLDRLSLAAGNGNTSGSPSIKNEINDDDMGEDSSADDEYEVSETILGVANAKHFVINECIFENEVLTSAQAAFNLQTPNLMSAYLNLHYICETGSRIIFLSIYWMRKITAFDQLDGRTQIKLLRASWPGLLAIALAQVRSLSITTIITTLVANVRQLAEVDKIEPQKIRKLSEHIARIHSYIQETLALDLDDMEFAYLRLAVFFNPHMLLRKRERNVRDFVRRVQLYVLSSLRKYIASQLEDEQQAEERFSTLIITLLPLAALESDVIEELFFSNLIGQVQIDNMIPYILTLSANTSL; the protein is encoded by the exons ATGGGCGCAAGTGGTTTTAAAACCGAAG ATAacaaaacagcagcaacaattgtGCATCACGTTACTGGAAGCGGTAATGGTACAAGTGGTAGTGGTATAGCGAATACAGCAACAGCGACCAATATGAGCATTGAAACGTGTCTGGTGTGTGGAGATCGTGCTTCAG GTCGACATTATGGAGCTATTTCATGTGAAGGCTGTAAAGGCTTCTTCAAGCGTTCCATACGCAAACAGTTGGGATATCAGTGTCGGGGTTCCATGAACTGTGAAGTTACCAAACATCATCGTAATCGGTGTCAATTCTGCCGTCTCCAGAAATGTTTAGCCAGCGGAATGCGAA CTGTTCAGCATGAACGTAAACCAATTGTTGATAAGAAGGAGTTCGCTGGAAGCTCTTCTTCTGGTTCATCCACTTCAACAGTGACCAATGCCGCGGCCGCCGCAGCTGCTTTGAGTGCTAACAACACCGCAACTAGCAGCGGGAGTTTGCTCTTCGGTCACAATCTAAGTACAAACGCTGGTACTGGCAACAAATCTGAGAcaccatccacttcaaagtcttctatattttcatataatatgaCTTTGCCCGAAATGAGACAAG CATTTGTAAACAACACAGATGTAACCGTACCACCTCTACCTTTTCAGCTTACATTTGCCGAAATGAgacaaa ttatcgAAAATGCAAAGAATTTCCAACAAGAAAAACAGATTCCCCTACAAAATGCAACACCCCAGTCACTTTATTTTTCACCAGAGTTGCCGAAAGCCGATGACGAAGAGGACGATGATGATGAGTCCATGGACAATAGCAGCACCACATGTTTGCAAAACTTAACTTCTaatgcaaacaataacaacacgcaAAACTTAAATCTTAACATAGACGCGTTGCACAGTCCTGCCACTGCAGTGGGACAAATACAAACCGCCTTAGACAGATGTGTTATCGAGAAAGCGTTGCAGTTGCTAATACCCATACAAAATCAGTTGGATCGCTTATCACTTGCAGCTGGTAATGGAAATACAAGCGGTTCCCCttctataaaaaatgaaataaatgatgatgacaTGGGCGAag ACAGCAGCGCCGATGATGAATATGAAGTGTCTGAAACAATACTTGGTGTGGCAAATGCAAAACATTTCGTCATAAACGAATGTATCTTCGAGAATGAGGTATTGACGAGCGCACAGGCTGCTTTCAATCTACAAACACCCAATTTAATGTCCGCCTATCTGAATCTGCATTATATTTGCGAAACTGGTTCACGCATAATTTTCCTTAGCATCTATTGGATGCGTAAAATAACAGCTTTCGATCAACTCGATGGACGTACACAAATCAAATTGTTGCGCGCTAGCTGGCCTGGCCTGCTTGCGATTGCATTGGCGCAAGTACGTAGTCTTTCGATTACCACAATTATCACCACACTCGTGGCAAATGTACGACAATTAGCTGAGGTGGACAAGATCGAACcgcaaaaaattcgaaaactcaGTGAGCACATTGCACGCATACATTCCTACATTCAAGAGACGTTAGCATTGGATTTGGATGATATGGAATTTGCGTATCTGCGCCTCGCTGTCTTTTTCAATCCACACATGTTGTTGCGAAAGCGTGAACGGAATGTGCGCGACTTTGTGCGTCGCGTACAACTTTATGTACTATCAAGTTTGCGCAAATATATCGCAAGTCAGTTGGAGGACGAACAACAAGCGGAGGAACGTTTTAGTACACTGATTATCACACTTTTACCACTAGCTGCCTTAGAATCAGATGTTATTGAGGAATTATTCTTTTCCAACTTAATTGGGCAGGTGCAAATCGACAATATGATACCTTATATTCTAACACTGAGCGCCAATACTAGTCTTTAA
- the Hr78_0 gene encoding nuclear hormone receptor HR78 isoform X1, whose product MGASGFKTEDNKTAATIVHHVTGSGNGTSGSGIANTATATNMSIETCLVCGDRASGRHYGAISCEGCKGFFKRSIRKQLGYQCRGSMNCEVTKHHRNRCQFCRLQKCLASGMRSDSVQHERKPIVDKKEFAGSSSSGSSTSTVTNAAAAAAALSANNTATSSGSLLFGHNLSTNAGTGNKSETPSTSKSSIFSYNMTLPEMRQAFVNNTDVTVPPLPFQLTFAEMRQIIENAKNFQQEKQIPLQNATPQSLYFSPELPKADDEEDDDDESMDNSSTTCLQNLTSNANNNNTQNLNLNIDALHSPATAVGQIQTALDRCVIEKALQLLIPIQNQLDRLSLAAGNGNTSGSPSIKNEINDDDMGEDSSADDEYEVSETILGVANAKHFVINECIFENEVLTSAQAAFNLQTPNLMSAYLNLHYICETGSRIIFLSIYWMRKITAFDQLDGRTQIKLLRASWPGLLAIALAQVRSLSITTIITTLVANVRQLAEVDKIEPQKIRKLSEHIARIHSYIQETLALDLDDMEFAYLRLAVFFNPHMLLRKRERNVRDFVRRVQLYVLSSLRKYIASQLEDEQQAEERFSTLIITLLPLAALESDVIEELFFSNLIGQVQIDNMIPYILTLSANTSL is encoded by the exons ATGGGCGCAAGTGGTTTTAAAACCGAAG ATAacaaaacagcagcaacaattgtGCATCACGTTACTGGAAGCGGTAATGGTACAAGTGGTAGTGGTATAGCGAATACAGCAACAGCGACCAATATGAGCATTGAAACGTGTCTGGTGTGTGGAGATCGTGCTTCAG GTCGACATTATGGAGCTATTTCATGTGAAGGCTGTAAAGGCTTCTTCAAGCGTTCCATACGCAAACAGTTGGGATATCAGTGTCGGGGTTCCATGAACTGTGAAGTTACCAAACATCATCGTAATCGGTGTCAATTCTGCCGTCTCCAGAAATGTTTAGCCAGCGGAATGCGAAGTGATT CTGTTCAGCATGAACGTAAACCAATTGTTGATAAGAAGGAGTTCGCTGGAAGCTCTTCTTCTGGTTCATCCACTTCAACAGTGACCAATGCCGCGGCCGCCGCAGCTGCTTTGAGTGCTAACAACACCGCAACTAGCAGCGGGAGTTTGCTCTTCGGTCACAATCTAAGTACAAACGCTGGTACTGGCAACAAATCTGAGAcaccatccacttcaaagtcttctatattttcatataatatgaCTTTGCCCGAAATGAGACAAG CATTTGTAAACAACACAGATGTAACCGTACCACCTCTACCTTTTCAGCTTACATTTGCCGAAATGAgacaaa ttatcgAAAATGCAAAGAATTTCCAACAAGAAAAACAGATTCCCCTACAAAATGCAACACCCCAGTCACTTTATTTTTCACCAGAGTTGCCGAAAGCCGATGACGAAGAGGACGATGATGATGAGTCCATGGACAATAGCAGCACCACATGTTTGCAAAACTTAACTTCTaatgcaaacaataacaacacgcaAAACTTAAATCTTAACATAGACGCGTTGCACAGTCCTGCCACTGCAGTGGGACAAATACAAACCGCCTTAGACAGATGTGTTATCGAGAAAGCGTTGCAGTTGCTAATACCCATACAAAATCAGTTGGATCGCTTATCACTTGCAGCTGGTAATGGAAATACAAGCGGTTCCCCttctataaaaaatgaaataaatgatgatgacaTGGGCGAag ACAGCAGCGCCGATGATGAATATGAAGTGTCTGAAACAATACTTGGTGTGGCAAATGCAAAACATTTCGTCATAAACGAATGTATCTTCGAGAATGAGGTATTGACGAGCGCACAGGCTGCTTTCAATCTACAAACACCCAATTTAATGTCCGCCTATCTGAATCTGCATTATATTTGCGAAACTGGTTCACGCATAATTTTCCTTAGCATCTATTGGATGCGTAAAATAACAGCTTTCGATCAACTCGATGGACGTACACAAATCAAATTGTTGCGCGCTAGCTGGCCTGGCCTGCTTGCGATTGCATTGGCGCAAGTACGTAGTCTTTCGATTACCACAATTATCACCACACTCGTGGCAAATGTACGACAATTAGCTGAGGTGGACAAGATCGAACcgcaaaaaattcgaaaactcaGTGAGCACATTGCACGCATACATTCCTACATTCAAGAGACGTTAGCATTGGATTTGGATGATATGGAATTTGCGTATCTGCGCCTCGCTGTCTTTTTCAATCCACACATGTTGTTGCGAAAGCGTGAACGGAATGTGCGCGACTTTGTGCGTCGCGTACAACTTTATGTACTATCAAGTTTGCGCAAATATATCGCAAGTCAGTTGGAGGACGAACAACAAGCGGAGGAACGTTTTAGTACACTGATTATCACACTTTTACCACTAGCTGCCTTAGAATCAGATGTTATTGAGGAATTATTCTTTTCCAACTTAATTGGGCAGGTGCAAATCGACAATATGATACCTTATATTCTAACACTGAGCGCCAATACTAGTCTTTAA
- the LOC105214775 gene encoding probable aminoacyl tRNA synthase complex-interacting multifunctional protein 2 isoform X1, translating to MYGLKTLLPEYDIQLPTCMYPMKVLNNSAATGIVKADAPSGFCNGNSNPLATSAVTSLGLKKNVCALDLDNLSAQIQNLLKSSNDVGTVCARQEKVLKQLQELKEQMANIRASLGLCQKGPQHTGQTTLRNGGLREEPLHDIVINGHPNFIPYALLALKNAWKDLFTIEVRTFKHSTMPDIGKEASAFEKKLAQVKIDPSKPKVNVSLIWKNCEHTEMISSPTMYVPIYGEVNIIRYLGRVGPQEYRYEDSPNCNEIDAVLDICYQLLRCNTSKSRASMIRALNLRLGKQKYFSGDEISIADIGVHSSFKRLPAITAKDLPPTLIEWQKRVQLITQL from the exons ATGTACGGGTTGAAAACACTTTTACCGGAATATGATATACAATTGCCGACTTGCATGTACCCAATGAAAGTGCTCAACAATTCGGCAGCTACAGGAATTGTAAAAGCTGACGCACCCAGC GGTTTTTGCAATGGGAATTCTAATCCTCTTGCCACGTCCGCTGTCACCTCCCTTGGGCTGAAGAAAAATGTGTGCGCGCTTGATTTGGACAATTTAAGTGCACAAATCCAGAACTTACTCAag tcTTCGAATGATGTCGGTACCGTATGCGCTCGCCAGGAGAAAGTCCTAAAGCAGCTGCAAGAACTCAAAGAACAGATGGCCAACATTCGTGCATCGCTTGGTCTTTGCCAAAAGGGCCCACAACACACTGGACAAACAACACTGCGGAATGGTGGACTCCGTGAG GAACCGCTGCATGATATTGTTATCAATGGACACCCCAATTTCATACCTTATGCTTTATTAGCATTGAAGAATGCGTGGAAGGACCTTTTCACTATTGAAGTGAGAACCTTTAAACATTCGACAATGCCTGATATTGGCAAAGAAGCAAGcgctttcgaaaaaaaattggcaCAAGTGAAGATAGACCCCTCAAAGCCGAAAGTGAATGTGTCACTGATTTGgaaaaatt GTGAACACACTGAAATGATCAGTTCTCCCACCATGTACGTGCCCATTTATGGCGAAGTTAATATCATACGCTATTTGGGACGTGTTGGTCCACAGGAATACCGTTATGAAGATTCACCAAACTGCAATGAAATCGATGCGGTGCTGGATATATGCTATCAATTGTTGCGTTGTAACACCAGTAAAAGTCGCGCCTCAATGATACGCGCACTTAATCTACGTCtaggaaaacaaaaatatttcagtggTGATGAAATATCAATTGCCGATATTGGTGTGCACAGCTCATTCAAACGTTTGCCCGCCATAACTGCTAAGGACCTACCACCCACATTGATTGAGTGGCAAAAACGTGTACAACTTATTACACAACTGTAA
- the LOC105214775 gene encoding probable aminoacyl tRNA synthase complex-interacting multifunctional protein 2 isoform X2 encodes MYGLKTLLPEYDIQLPTCMYPMKVLNNSAATGIVKADAPSSSNDVGTVCARQEKVLKQLQELKEQMANIRASLGLCQKGPQHTGQTTLRNGGLREEPLHDIVINGHPNFIPYALLALKNAWKDLFTIEVRTFKHSTMPDIGKEASAFEKKLAQVKIDPSKPKVNVSLIWKNCEHTEMISSPTMYVPIYGEVNIIRYLGRVGPQEYRYEDSPNCNEIDAVLDICYQLLRCNTSKSRASMIRALNLRLGKQKYFSGDEISIADIGVHSSFKRLPAITAKDLPPTLIEWQKRVQLITQL; translated from the exons ATGTACGGGTTGAAAACACTTTTACCGGAATATGATATACAATTGCCGACTTGCATGTACCCAATGAAAGTGCTCAACAATTCGGCAGCTACAGGAATTGTAAAAGCTGACGCACCCAGC tcTTCGAATGATGTCGGTACCGTATGCGCTCGCCAGGAGAAAGTCCTAAAGCAGCTGCAAGAACTCAAAGAACAGATGGCCAACATTCGTGCATCGCTTGGTCTTTGCCAAAAGGGCCCACAACACACTGGACAAACAACACTGCGGAATGGTGGACTCCGTGAG GAACCGCTGCATGATATTGTTATCAATGGACACCCCAATTTCATACCTTATGCTTTATTAGCATTGAAGAATGCGTGGAAGGACCTTTTCACTATTGAAGTGAGAACCTTTAAACATTCGACAATGCCTGATATTGGCAAAGAAGCAAGcgctttcgaaaaaaaattggcaCAAGTGAAGATAGACCCCTCAAAGCCGAAAGTGAATGTGTCACTGATTTGgaaaaatt GTGAACACACTGAAATGATCAGTTCTCCCACCATGTACGTGCCCATTTATGGCGAAGTTAATATCATACGCTATTTGGGACGTGTTGGTCCACAGGAATACCGTTATGAAGATTCACCAAACTGCAATGAAATCGATGCGGTGCTGGATATATGCTATCAATTGTTGCGTTGTAACACCAGTAAAAGTCGCGCCTCAATGATACGCGCACTTAATCTACGTCtaggaaaacaaaaatatttcagtggTGATGAAATATCAATTGCCGATATTGGTGTGCACAGCTCATTCAAACGTTTGCCCGCCATAACTGCTAAGGACCTACCACCCACATTGATTGAGTGGCAAAAACGTGTACAACTTATTACACAACTGTAA
- the LOC105214774 gene encoding U3 small nucleolar RNA-associated protein 14 homolog C — protein sequence MSDEEEQFNPKAHKKLLQGISSLGKAQHIRKTTRNEPIRQQDEFQLVKPGDESATRYPVGLHDIVKVLQTTKRHLDAGKQLKIVQSSKKLLDKPLEKPQADRVKRGLGYDKTKKNLERWDAVVSQNRNAETQVFPLRSETIYVDTSMYRKPLERSLKSELALELEAEQARLKAAKRELAGETEDVEELAKKEEELLKKKLTRDELIERRKELKYLKIRESQKSLKARKQNKIKSKKYHKLLKKQKMQDQIKQFEILQKTNPEAALEKLNELEKNRVLERASLRHKNTGTWAKNLQIRAKYDKDVRKDLSEQLQISRQLTQKKTDSDDENDDDTATKTAQIGMEKELNESDPFNPWTRIGSIQKDDEANEGEGENWRKYWLDRNENEKMLDEYKKLLVEEQMSDDDEQEIKETVETVEKDEKLTEVDGSSKKAAKQKAKKVSQLNKNVKKAMKNTAVLDKEIESSLSGEWLVEQTDSSKSENASNAKDDTNIDDIFDKQEDKIKLRMNKKLKELTKKAKLLKKSQTKGVKQKKRAKKDELKNLKDLSFKKEVKRPIIDEELGIEEINKSKVDRNLEKVKDVECVENTQSVAIEPPSKEIKPSAIIDPNKLADVKLKQHMNNFIGLNESIGAADDDVDMSGDEDNDKAFLDQQMTISQAFEDDDIIADFTRDKAKDSEIKDAEVDLFMPGWGSWAGSGISAEKQAAKKNKRLVLKLAKKEKRRDDNKGGLYINETASKQLRSHLVSEVPFPFTSVADYEGSIRATIGRNCVPETAFRMLTRPAVITHKGQVIEPMDQSEITKPQRRLRHVVDRRIAIMNENVPSKIIKTK from the exons GGGGACGAATCAGCGACACGTTATCCAGTTGGCTTGCATGATATTGTAAAAGTCTTGCAAACAACTAAGAGACATTTAGATGCCGGAAAACAACTTAAAATTGTGCAGTCCTCAAAAAAACTACTTGATAAGCCACTAGAGAAGCCACAGGCAGATCGTGTTAAACGTGGACTAGGATatgataaaactaaaaaaaatttggaacgaTGGGATGCGGTTGTGTCTCAGAATCGTAATGCAGAAACTCAA gtTTTTCCATTACGCTCTGAAACTATTTACGTCGATACCTCTATGTACCGTAAACCATTGGAACGATCACTTAAATCTGAGTTAGCACTCGAGTTGGAAGCAGAACAAGCTCGTTTAAAAGCTGCAAAGCGTGAGTTAGCAGGTGAAACAGAGGATGTGGAGGAACTAGCCAAAAAGGAAGAAGAGTTATTGAAGAAAAAACTAACACGAGATGAGCTTATTGAACGTCGTAAAGagttaaaatacttaaaaatcagAGAGTCCCAAAAGTCATTAAAAGCacgcaagcaaaacaaaatcaaatcgaaaaagtatcacaaattgcttaaaaaacaaaaaatgcaggaTCAAAtcaaacaatttgaaattttgcaaaaaaccaaTCCCGAAGCAGCTTTGGAAAAATTGAATGAGTTAGAAAAGAATAGAGTGCTGGAAAGAGCTAGTTTACGTCATAAGAATACTGGTACCTGGGCGAAGAATTTGCAAATACGTGCAAAATATGATAAGGACGTAAGAAAGGATTTGTCTGAACAATTGCAAATTAGTCGTCAATTAACACAAAAGAAAACCGATAGCGATGATGAAAATGATGACGACACTGCCACAAAGACTGCACAAATCGGTATGGAAAAAGAGTTGAATGAATCCGATCCCTTCAACCCATGGACGCGCATAGGCAGCATTCAAAAAGACGACGAAGCTAATGAAGGTGAGGGTGAGAATTGGAGAAAGTATTGGCTAGACCGCAATGAGAATGAAAAAATGCTAGATGAGTACAAAAAGCTCTTAGTTGAAGAACAAATGTCTGATGACGATGaacaagaaattaaagaaactgTAGAAACGGTAGAAAAAGATGAAAAGTTAACTGAGGTGGATGGTTCTAGTAAAAAAGCAGCTaaacaaaaagcgaaaaaagttagccagttaaataaaaatgtaaaaaaagctATGAAAAACACTGCAGTGCTCGATAAAGAAATTGAATCCAGTCTGAGTGGTGAATGGTTAGTTGAACAGACCGACAGTTCCAAGTCAGAAAATGCTTCGAATGCCAAGGATGATACCAATATTGATGATATTTTTGATAAGCAAGAGGATAAAATTAAACTaagaatgaataaaaaattgaagGAATTGACTAAAAAAGCTAAGCTTTTGAAAAAGAGTCAGACAAAgggtgtaaaacaaaaaaagcgcGCGAAAAAGGATGAACTAAagaatttaaaagatttatcgTTTAAAAAAGAAGTAAAACGACCAATAATAGATGAAGAACTTGGTATTGAAGAAATTAATAAGAGTAAAGTTGATCGCAATTTGGAAAAAGTGAAAGATGTGGAGTGTGTTGAAAATACGCAGTCTGTGGCGATTGAACCACcatcaaaagaaataaaaccgTCGGCAATTATTGATCCTAACAAACTCGCTGATGTGAAACTTAAACAACATATGAATAACTTCATTGGCTTAAATGAATCTATCGGTGCTGCAGACGATGACGTTGACATGAGTGGCGATGAAGATAATGATAAGGCTTTCTTAGATCAACAAATGACAATCAGTCAGGCATTTGAAGACGATGATATTATTGCCGACTTTACCCGCGATAAAGCTAAAGACTCGGAGATTAAAGACGCGGAAGTCGATTTATTTATGCCTGGTTGGGGTTCGTGGGCTGGCTCTGGTATTTCCGCCGAGAAACAAGCTGCTAAGAAAAACAAACGTCTGGTGCTAAAGTTAGCTAAAAAGGAAAAGCGTCGAGATGATAATAAAGGAGGTCTGTATATCAACGAAACAGCGAGTAAACAATTACGATCTCATTTGGTTTCTGAAGTGCCATTCCCATTTACATCTGTAGCTGATTATGAGGGCAGCATTCGTGCAACGATTGGGCGAAATTGTGTACCAGAAACAGCGTTCCGTATGCTAACACGACCGGCTGTCATAACGCATAAGGGTCAAGTAATTGAACCCATGGATCAAAGTGAAATAACGAAACCGCAGCGCAGGTTAAGACATGTAGTTGATAGAAGGATAGCAATAATGAATGAGAATGTtccttcaaaaattattaaaactaaataa